The following proteins come from a genomic window of Methanosarcina sp. MTP4:
- a CDS encoding DUF3160 domain-containing protein translates to MQFEPDISPYSLPLEVSEISNYYDFTQKIPLANDSRDLLYKNGFVVIENSAIENLPGAGNTRVNDAYRDLKVADVPIFITSDSLLHLYHIQFDETLKRAESEEFYDELWKLDKALLEASIEDYDSASGREKEAARRNVAYFAVALRLLEPESYQIGKSRELSGEIALFNSQDAKKYSVEVPSFVKSDVEAELRLIEAREGGVSPIFKYVEDYSQYTPRGHYTRSEKLKNYFKAMMWHGRISMLLQPDMISAEDPEKEAKIQTIQALLISDHFVRDKDLRDRWDKIYEVTAFYVGFSDDLGPYEYAKALDTVFGGNRYGVGFDNESLAELKSELERYENPKIYGGTGKLIPTGSETEYETLDTTKGFRLMGQRYTPDSHILQTLSPPALNIMNLLGSERAKEHLKNLNISENEGYKNRHQSLENEFGAFDEEDWNKNLYWAQLYALKPLLVSYPEGYPTFMRTGAWEDKELNTALASWTELRHDTILYAKQAYFTGAFYNLEEKPVEGYVEPVPEFYARMLALTKMAHSGLAEMEVLDEQSDKDFIILENTLEKLLEISIKELENKELTDEEYEFIRNFAQNISPMLENVDIKSQMSTMVADVYTGPGGSVLEEGTGKLDLMVVAYKQLDGRIVLGAGPVMSYYEFWQPSGERLTDEEWREMLNNNPPERPEWISSFRG, encoded by the coding sequence CTGCAGTTTGAGCCCGATATTTCTCCTTATTCCTTGCCTCTTGAAGTTTCCGAAATTTCAAATTATTATGATTTTACTCAGAAAATTCCCCTGGCAAATGATAGCAGGGATTTGCTATACAAAAATGGATTTGTTGTAATTGAAAATTCGGCTATCGAAAACTTACCTGGAGCAGGGAATACGCGGGTAAATGATGCTTACAGAGACCTGAAAGTGGCTGATGTTCCTATTTTCATCACGTCGGATTCTCTTCTTCACCTTTATCACATCCAGTTTGATGAGACGCTAAAAAGAGCAGAATCTGAGGAATTTTATGACGAGCTCTGGAAACTTGACAAAGCTCTCCTTGAAGCCTCCATAGAGGATTATGACAGTGCATCGGGGCGAGAAAAGGAAGCTGCAAGAAGAAATGTCGCATACTTTGCTGTGGCTTTGAGACTTCTTGAACCGGAATCTTATCAGATAGGGAAATCACGGGAATTGTCGGGGGAAATTGCACTTTTCAATTCTCAGGATGCAAAAAAATATAGCGTCGAAGTCCCCTCATTTGTAAAATCCGATGTAGAGGCTGAACTGCGCTTAATAGAAGCCCGGGAAGGAGGAGTATCTCCAATTTTCAAGTACGTGGAAGATTACTCTCAGTATACTCCAAGAGGACATTACACTCGCTCTGAGAAACTGAAGAACTATTTTAAGGCCATGATGTGGCACGGCAGAATAAGTATGCTGCTCCAGCCGGACATGATTTCTGCAGAAGACCCGGAAAAGGAGGCAAAAATTCAGACTATTCAGGCCCTTTTAATTTCTGACCATTTTGTCAGGGACAAGGACCTCCGGGACAGATGGGATAAAATTTACGAGGTGACGGCTTTCTATGTTGGTTTTTCCGATGATCTCGGGCCTTATGAATATGCAAAAGCTCTGGATACCGTATTTGGGGGTAATAGATATGGAGTGGGTTTCGACAATGAAAGCCTGGCAGAACTGAAATCCGAGCTGGAAAGATACGAAAACCCGAAAATCTACGGCGGGACAGGGAAACTAATTCCGACTGGTTCCGAAACTGAATACGAAACTCTTGATACTACAAAAGGTTTCAGGTTAATGGGTCAGCGCTATACCCCTGATTCCCATATACTCCAGACGCTCAGTCCTCCTGCCCTGAATATCATGAATCTTCTCGGCTCTGAAAGAGCGAAAGAACACCTGAAAAACCTGAATATTTCTGAAAACGAAGGATACAAAAACCGCCACCAATCTCTGGAAAACGAATTCGGAGCTTTTGATGAAGAAGACTGGAATAAAAACCTTTACTGGGCTCAACTGTACGCTCTAAAGCCTCTCCTTGTAAGTTATCCGGAGGGTTACCCCACCTTCATGCGGACTGGAGCCTGGGAAGATAAGGAGCTTAACACAGCCCTTGCTTCCTGGACCGAACTCAGGCATGATACTATCCTCTATGCAAAACAGGCTTACTTTACAGGTGCTTTCTATAATCTGGAAGAAAAACCTGTAGAGGGATATGTGGAGCCAGTTCCTGAATTTTATGCCAGAATGCTTGCTCTTACAAAAATGGCACACAGCGGGCTGGCAGAAATGGAAGTGCTTGATGAGCAGTCGGATAAAGATTTCATAATTCTGGAAAACACGCTTGAAAAACTACTTGAAATCTCGATTAAAGAACTTGAAAACAAAGAGCTGACGGATGAAGAATACGAGTTCATCAGGAATTTCGCCCAGAACATATCTCCAATGCTTGAGAATGTGGATATAAAGTCCCAGATGTCCACTATGGTTGCGGATGTTTATACAGGTCCCGGAGGAAGTGTCCTGGAAGAAGGAACAGGAAAACTGGATCTGATGGTAGTAGCGTACAAACAGCTTGACGGCAGGATCGTGCTCGGAGCAGGCCCCGTAATGAGTTATTATGAGTTCTGGCAGCCCTCAGGGGAAAGATTGACTGATGAAGAATGGCGAGAAATGCTAAATAATAACCCTCCTGAAAGACCGGAATGGATAAGTTCTTTTAGGGGGTAA
- a CDS encoding Coenzyme F420 hydrogenase/dehydrogenase, beta subunit C-terminal domain, whose amino-acid sequence MSAGAVGSPNGYTTLIVRTLVGQHLLESAVANGKLSTTDELNLGIIEKLGAKKLERKQK is encoded by the coding sequence ATCTCTGCAGGCGCAGTGGGAAGCCCGAACGGCTACACCACCTTGATCGTCCGCACCCTGGTAGGCCAGCACCTCCTGGAAAGCGCGGTTGCCAACGGAAAGCTCAGCACCACCGATGAGCTCAACCTCGGTATAATCGAGAAGCTTGGCGCAAAGAAGCTCGAGCGGAAACAGAAATAA
- a CDS encoding zinc-dependent metalloprotease produces the protein MIANRKFGIGVLLAALLVSAVFVPAVSAAGNVGMNEEGSIGTPWFEKGDELNQLSGDERRSLAEQNETVKKMIEEDLKIKSVQIENLDDLENLPTNYPENIKKVITENFTSKYISQQSPTMQTTMTNTVNVWIVADEEYRDTFGSNWQTQAYNTIENADDAFYSDHSINFVVGKYSTWDSTDSTDNSSVLLAEAQSETGWNSNQQGMDMLAIFTDQSMDHRGRSESMNYNGGDAWIMKHQITSGWDWHLAQHEASHNYNCPDHGYAGPTCIMTYTFMMTTDNWCSGCDQTIEANRNHF, from the coding sequence ATGATTGCAAACAGAAAATTTGGAATCGGTGTGTTGCTAGCGGCACTGCTGGTGAGCGCGGTGTTTGTGCCGGCTGTAAGTGCAGCAGGTAATGTTGGAATGAATGAGGAAGGATCCATCGGAACTCCTTGGTTTGAAAAAGGTGATGAACTAAATCAGCTTAGCGGAGATGAACGTCGTTCCCTTGCCGAGCAAAATGAAACCGTAAAGAAAATGATCGAGGAAGATCTAAAAATTAAGTCTGTACAAATCGAAAATCTTGACGATTTGGAAAATCTTCCTACTAATTATCCTGAGAATATCAAAAAAGTAATAACTGAAAATTTCACCTCTAAATACATTAGTCAACAGTCTCCAACTATGCAAACAACAATGACAAACACAGTTAATGTTTGGATAGTCGCAGATGAAGAGTACAGGGATACATTCGGAAGTAATTGGCAAACACAAGCATACAACACCATCGAAAACGCCGACGATGCATTCTACAGTGATCATAGCATAAATTTTGTGGTGGGTAAATACTCAACATGGGATAGTACTGACAGTACGGATAATAGCAGTGTACTTCTAGCTGAGGCACAAAGCGAAACTGGATGGAACTCCAATCAGCAAGGTATGGATATGCTTGCCATTTTCACCGACCAAAGTATGGATCACAGAGGTCGGAGTGAATCAATGAATTACAATGGAGGGGATGCGTGGATAATGAAACATCAAATAACTTCTGGTTGGGATTGGCATCTTGCGCAACATGAAGCGTCACATAACTATAATTGTCCAGATCATGGATATGCTGGCCCAACCTGCATAATGACTTACACTTTTATGATGACAACAGACAATTGGTGTAGTGGCTGTGATCAAACCATAGAGGCCAATAGGAATCATTTCTAA
- a CDS encoding winged helix-turn-helix domain-containing protein has translation MKSFEIYREMGDDVQAIYRSRLITEILLSLNESSRKLSQLREITGSTSQAIIPKLRKLEADHLIEAKEHEYYLTQTGKIVASRLADSFATVGTINKFKQFWSGHYLEGIPVFILKEIGCLYESEVLKDRGMKVLEVYNNQLKMIKEADHIHGISSVVTEGYADFISERVKEGISVELIVPPHIAGKLKQSPYLEKIDALKDYENFKLMVIGEDIKVGIIVTDKSFSLSLYKKDGVEYDITTGLFSLDPKAIEWGEWLFWYCKGKAEFTKR, from the coding sequence ATGAAAAGCTTTGAAATATATAGGGAGATGGGAGATGATGTCCAGGCAATATACAGGTCAAGACTTATAACCGAGATCCTTTTGTCGTTAAACGAAAGCAGCAGAAAGCTTTCCCAGCTGCGGGAGATTACCGGAAGTACATCCCAGGCAATAATTCCAAAACTAAGAAAACTCGAAGCAGATCATCTGATAGAAGCAAAAGAACACGAGTATTACCTGACTCAAACAGGAAAAATTGTGGCTTCAAGATTAGCTGACTCTTTTGCAACAGTAGGAACAATTAATAAATTCAAACAATTCTGGTCGGGACATTACCTTGAAGGAATTCCCGTTTTCATCTTAAAAGAAATCGGATGTCTTTACGAGTCTGAAGTCCTCAAAGACAGAGGCATGAAAGTCCTTGAGGTCTACAACAATCAGTTAAAAATGATTAAAGAGGCAGATCATATACATGGCATATCGTCCGTGGTAACAGAAGGGTATGCTGATTTTATCTCTGAAAGAGTGAAAGAAGGAATCTCTGTCGAGCTTATAGTTCCTCCTCATATTGCGGGAAAATTGAAGCAATCACCTTATCTGGAAAAAATAGACGCACTGAAAGATTATGAAAACTTCAAATTAATGGTCATTGGTGAAGATATTAAAGTTGGGATCATTGTTACAGATAAAAGCTTTTCCCTGAGCCTGTACAAAAAAGACGGCGTTGAATACGACATTACTACAGGATTATTCAGTTTAGATCCGAAAGCTATTGAATGGGGAGAATGGCTTTTTTGGTATTGTAAAGGGAAGGCAGAGTTCACAAAAAGGTAA
- a CDS encoding Coenzyme F420 hydrogenase/dehydrogenase, beta subunit C-terminal domain, giving the protein MRFTALKADISTGAVGSPNGYTTLIVRTLVGQHLPESAVASGKLSTTDELNLVIIEKLGAKKLERKQK; this is encoded by the coding sequence ATTAGATTTACCGCCCTCAAAGCCGACATCTCCACAGGCGCAGTGGGAAGCCCGAACGGCTACACCACCCTGATCGTCCGCACCCTGGTAGGACAACACCTCCCGGAAAGCGCGGTTGCCAGCGGAAAGCTCAGCACCACCGATGAACTCAACCTTGTAATTATCGAGAAGCTTGGCGCAAAGAAGCTCGAGCGGAAACAGAAATAA
- a CDS encoding ABC transporter permease — MNFSEIRIIWEDEILRGSKSRYVWLFGGIFTFLCFLAMHYSTYISFLFPNSGRVPYTLVSYLVILFIGPFMIMATSFDIVCSEIETGSIRYIISKVHRSSLIIGKFLFLFLVSVSISFGIALMSQIYQYSAGDAFQFGKIFLLWIFSSLYLGCFISIFIFISTLSTNNKISFAMSAVFLGILIFFFLQGSESYLKYITPYFYGIINLEFLKDFQVETGYLRVFESLLSMFLYISVFLSISLIAIKRRDL; from the coding sequence ATGAATTTCTCGGAAATACGGATTATTTGGGAAGATGAAATATTGAGGGGGTCAAAAAGTCGGTACGTATGGCTTTTTGGTGGGATATTTACCTTTCTTTGTTTCTTGGCAATGCACTACAGTACTTACATATCCTTTTTATTTCCAAACTCCGGGCGTGTCCCGTATACTTTGGTTTCATATCTGGTGATATTGTTTATCGGGCCTTTTATGATTATGGCAACATCTTTCGATATCGTATGCAGTGAAATTGAAACCGGGTCGATAAGATACATTATTTCCAAAGTTCACAGATCATCGCTGATCATTGGAAAATTTTTATTTCTGTTTCTGGTATCTGTCTCCATTTCCTTTGGAATTGCACTTATGAGCCAGATCTACCAATATTCAGCAGGTGATGCCTTTCAGTTCGGAAAAATCTTTTTGCTCTGGATCTTCTCAAGCCTTTATCTGGGGTGCTTCATAAGTATTTTTATATTCATTTCAACGCTGTCTACAAACAACAAAATTTCATTTGCAATGTCTGCAGTCTTTCTTGGGATTTTAATATTTTTCTTTTTACAGGGGAGTGAGAGTTATCTAAAATATATTACCCCCTATTTTTACGGAATTATAAATTTGGAGTTCTTAAAAGACTTTCAGGTTGAAACTGGATATCTAAGGGTTTTTGAAAGCCTGCTTTCAATGTTCTTGTACATATCAGTCTTTCTATCTATAAGTTTGATAGCCATTAAAAGGAGGGATTTGTAA
- a CDS encoding ABC transporter ATP-binding protein, whose protein sequence is MAISAKNLYKKYGSHFVLENLSLNVEKGSIYGFLGQNGAGKTTTIKLLSGLSIPTEGRIFVDDMDLSCESGKIKQILGLVPQDSGFYDERTALSHMVYYGRLKGLSKKESLEQSWVLLDRVGLGNEMSKKVSYFSHGMKTRLGIAQALLNNPKILILDEPTNGLDPVGIRQIRQILRECNKKGITIFLSSHNLLEIQEICTHVGILDKGKLIAESPMEKIRHLESNGVITVGVYNLSSEMISLIENLEFVVKTELKAEHTLDIFVNSRADVKPEINRLIVETGGQVFKLIENSFSLEDAYFEATGINL, encoded by the coding sequence ATGGCTATTTCTGCCAAAAACCTGTACAAAAAATACGGCTCTCACTTTGTTCTGGAAAATCTTTCCCTGAATGTGGAAAAGGGGAGTATCTACGGCTTTTTAGGCCAGAATGGTGCAGGGAAAACAACTACAATAAAATTATTATCCGGGCTTTCAATACCTACGGAGGGGCGGATTTTTGTTGACGATATGGACCTGTCTTGCGAATCAGGAAAGATAAAACAGATTCTGGGCCTGGTTCCCCAGGATTCCGGGTTTTACGATGAACGTACCGCCTTAAGCCACATGGTTTATTATGGCAGATTAAAAGGCCTGAGTAAAAAAGAAAGCCTAGAGCAATCCTGGGTTTTATTAGACCGGGTCGGGCTTGGAAATGAAATGTCCAAAAAAGTGAGCTATTTTTCCCATGGTATGAAAACACGGCTAGGGATTGCTCAAGCTCTTTTGAATAATCCGAAAATACTGATTCTCGATGAACCCACAAATGGCCTTGACCCTGTTGGGATCCGTCAAATCCGTCAAATTCTTCGTGAGTGCAATAAAAAAGGAATCACGATATTTCTTTCATCCCATAACCTTCTGGAAATACAGGAGATTTGTACTCATGTAGGAATTTTGGATAAAGGCAAACTTATCGCAGAAAGCCCAATGGAAAAAATCCGTCACCTTGAGTCAAATGGGGTAATTACGGTTGGTGTCTACAATCTTTCTTCTGAGATGATTTCTTTAATTGAGAATCTGGAGTTTGTTGTAAAAACCGAATTGAAAGCTGAACATACTCTGGACATTTTTGTAAATTCCAGAGCAGATGTCAAACCGGAAATTAACAGGTTAATTGTTGAGACCGGAGGCCAGGTTTTCAAACTTATAGAAAATTCTTTCTCATTGGAAGACGCCTATTTTGAAGCTACCGGAATAAACCTTTAA
- a CDS encoding Coenzyme F420 hydrogenase/dehydrogenase, beta subunit C-terminal domain, with protein MAEGKPISKSYIDLEKEVWDADLCSGCGACIAVCPADALYFETGTDSAKPKSNGYCKAAVDDVPCGACYEVCPRIGEQPESIFGDYLKITAAKAEFDIPGKQSGGAVTALLTNALDTGLVDAVVTVTEDPWTLKPSSMVITKSEALINEAGSRYNWWVPLVSALKEAVVNKKYRNIAVVGVPCVVQAVRKMLETDHDLVRPYKDSIRFVIGLFCTESFDYEKLVAGKLKSEYALEPMKVCRIDVKGKLEITLNDGTQYVIPLAELEDTVRPGCHVCTDFTALKADISAGAVGSPNGYTTLIVRTLVGQHLLESAVASGKLSTTDELNLGIIEKLGAKKLERKQK; from the coding sequence ATGGCAGAAGGAAAACCAATTAGCAAGAGTTACATTGACCTTGAAAAGGAAGTATGGGACGCGGACCTCTGCTCAGGCTGCGGGGCCTGCATTGCGGTCTGCCCTGCCGACGCCCTTTATTTTGAAACCGGAACCGATTCCGCAAAGCCCAAAAGCAACGGCTACTGCAAAGCCGCAGTTGACGACGTACCCTGCGGGGCCTGCTACGAAGTCTGCCCCAGGATAGGCGAACAGCCCGAATCCATCTTCGGGGACTATCTTAAGATCACTGCCGCAAAAGCCGAGTTCGACATCCCGGGAAAGCAGAGCGGAGGAGCCGTCACAGCCCTCCTAACAAACGCCCTGGATACCGGCCTTGTGGACGCCGTGGTAACAGTCACCGAAGACCCCTGGACCCTCAAGCCGAGCTCCATGGTGATCACAAAAAGCGAAGCCCTGATAAACGAGGCAGGAAGCCGCTACAACTGGTGGGTCCCCCTGGTCTCCGCCCTCAAGGAAGCCGTGGTCAACAAGAAGTACAGGAACATCGCAGTAGTCGGTGTCCCCTGCGTGGTCCAGGCAGTCAGGAAAATGCTCGAAACCGACCACGACCTTGTCCGCCCGTATAAAGACTCCATCCGTTTCGTGATCGGCCTCTTCTGTACCGAAAGCTTCGACTACGAAAAGCTGGTCGCAGGCAAGCTGAAAAGCGAGTATGCCCTCGAGCCCATGAAAGTCTGCCGCATAGACGTCAAAGGCAAGCTGGAAATCACCCTCAACGACGGGACCCAGTACGTAATCCCCCTCGCCGAACTCGAGGACACCGTCCGCCCCGGCTGCCATGTCTGCACCGACTTTACAGCCCTCAAAGCCGACATCTCCGCAGGTGCAGTGGGAAGCCCGAACGGCTACACCACCCTGATCGTCCGCACCCTTGTAGGACAGCACCTCCTGGAAAGCGCTGTTGCCAGCGGAAAGCTCAGCACCACCGATGAACTCAACCTCGGAATCATCGAGAAGCTTGGCGCAAAGAAGCTCGAGCGGAAACAGAAATAA